Proteins encoded by one window of Vigna radiata var. radiata cultivar VC1973A chromosome 5, Vradiata_ver6, whole genome shotgun sequence:
- the LOC106762586 gene encoding flowering-promoting factor 1-like protein 3, with protein MSGVWVFNKGVVRLVENPSSERKVLVHSASNEIITSYAVLEHKLSSLGWERYYDDPDLLQFHKRSTVHLISLPRDFNRFRSMHMYDIVVKNKNYFEVRDM; from the coding sequence ATGTCTGGGGTTTGGGTTTTCAACAAAGGTGTGGTGAGGCTAGTGGAGAACCCTAGCTCTGAGAGGAAGGTGTTGGTTCACTCTGCAAGCAATGAAATCATCACTTCCTACGCAGTGCTGGAGCACAAGCTGAGTTCACTGGGATGGGAACGTTACTATGATGATCCTGATTTGCTTCAGTTCCACAAACGCTCCACCGTTCACCTGATCTCTCTCCCAAGGGATTTCAACAGATTCAGGTCCATGCACATGTATGACATAGTCGTCAAGAACAAGAACTACTTCGAAGTTAGAGACATGTGA
- the LOC106762585 gene encoding flowering-promoting factor 1, producing MSGVWVFKNGVVRLMENPESEILEKKVKGKVLVDMASGEPITSYTVLERKLKALGWERYYDDPNLLQFHKTSSIDLISLPKDFTNFTNIHMYDIVIKNRNYFQVTDM from the coding sequence ATGTCTGGGGTTTGGGTTTTCAAGAACGGTGTGGTGAGGCTAATGGAGAACCCTGAGTCTGAAATATTGGAGAAGAAGGTGAAAGGGAAGGTGCTGGTCGACATGGCAAGCGGTGAACCCATTACTTCCTACACAGTGCTCGAGAGAAAGCTGAAGGCATTGGGGTGGGAGCGTTACTACGATGACCCTAACCTTCTTCAGTTCCACAAAACCTCCTCCATAGACCTAATCTCACTCCCAAAGGATTTCACCAACTTCACCAACATTCACATGTACGACATAGTCATCAAGAACAGGAACTACTTCCAAGTTACAGACATGTAA
- the LOC106762584 gene encoding vesicle-associated membrane protein 724, which produces MQSGRSRGSSVLCFCEFPTGLSCGAMSQESFIYSFVARGTMVLAEYTEFTGNFPAIAAQCLHKLPSSNNKFTYNCDHHTFNFLVEDGYAYCVVAKESVGKQISIAFLERVKADFKKRYGGGKADTAIAKSLNKEFGPVMKGHMKYIIDHAEEIEKLIKVKAQVSEVKSIMLENIDKAIDRGENLTILADKTETLRSQAQDFRKQGAQVHRKMWYQNMKIKLVVLGILLFLVLVIWLSICGGFDCTN; this is translated from the exons ATGCAGAGTGGAAGAAGCAGAGGAAGCTCTGTGTTGTGTTTCTGTGAGTTTCCTACTGGACTCAGCTGCGGAGCAATGAGTCAGGAATCGTTTATATATAGTTTCGTGGCTCGTGGGACGATGGTGTTGGCTGAGTACACGGAGTTCACCGGAAACTTCCCTGCCATTGCAGCTCAGTGTCTTCACAAGCTTCCCTCTTCCAACAACAAGTTCACTTACAACTGTGACCACCACACCTTCAATTTTCTGGTTGAGGATGGTTATG CATACTGTGTTGTTGCTAAGGAATCTGTTGGGAAGCAGATCTCTATTGCTTTCCTTGAACGTGTGAAAGCAGACTTTAAGAAAAGATATGGTGGTGGAAAAGCAGATACAGCTATTGCTAAGAGTCTGAACAAGGAGTTTGG ACCAGTTATGAAAGGGCACATGAAGTATATCATCGATCATGCTGAAGAGATTGAAAAGCTAATAAAAGTGAAGGCTCAAGTTTCAGAAGTCAAGAGTATTATGTTAGAAAACATAGACAAG GCAATTGATAGAGGAGAAAATCTAACTATTCTTGCAGATAAGACAGAGACATTGCGTTCACAG GCTCAAGATTTCAGAAAGCAAGGAGCACAAGTCCATCGAAAGATGTGGTATCAGaacatgaaaattaaactaGTTGTTCTGggaattttgttgtttttggtaTTGGTTATCTGGCTTTCTATTTGTGGTGGATTTGACTGTACAAACTAG
- the LOC106759953 gene encoding uncharacterized protein LOC106759953, translating to MANSDSSLPLSTKKENVTPVTSKIAELNESRSELLGRIQSLKQDLQSWRFKLDTQVKVYRDELSELKKTLNVEVDQLRLEFQDLRATLQQQQEDVTASLRNLGLQDASDIKHAPAQETKIEVDKEEHEVVAEDNNIKVAEN from the exons ATGGCCAACTCAGattcctctcttcctctctccACC aaGAAGGAGAACGTCACTCCCGTTACGTCTAAAATCgcg GAACTTAATGAATCGAGATCGGAGCTTCTCGGAAGAATACAGAGTTTGaaacag GATTTGCAAAGTTGGAGGTTTAAATTGGATACACAAGTCAAGGTCTATCGCGAT GAGCTGTCAGAACTTAAGAAAACACTTAATGTTGAAGTGGACCAACTTCGGCTG GAATTTCAAGATTTGAGGGCTACCCTTCAGCAGCAACAAGAGGATGTTACTGCTAGCTTGAGAAACTTGGGG CTTCAGGATGCCTCAGACATCAAGCACGCTCCGGCACAGGAGACAAAGATTGAAGTTGACAAAGAAGAACATGAAGTGGTAGCAGAAGATAATAACATTAAAGTAGCTGAAAATTAA